The proteins below are encoded in one region of Ferruginibacter lapsinanis:
- a CDS encoding RsmB/NOP family class I SAM-dependent RNA methyltransferase: MSRFNSYINTASHLIKNYKGETPFAIFLRTYFGANKKYGSRDRKQIASLCYNYFRTGHVAADEPIENRILLGNFLCETAPSDLMESLASEWNKIIDQPIDKKISAINNAINIQDIFPFKEELSNGIDPELFCRSYLIQPDLFLRIRPKTRIGFLKKLEKANLDHTILDEDCLVLPNTSKVEEHFILDKEIIVQDYNSQKVFDHLRTDNIINQTMHTAVWDCCAASGGKSILLMDLFNHKIDLTVSDIRPSIILNLHQRFKKAGIKSYNYFISDIEKAGFQHPIAETDIIVCDAPCTGSGTWGRTPEQLHYFNKETIESFSDRQKKIASNVIPYLKKDGLFIYITCSVFKKENEEVANSLMKDFDLELLQMEILKGYDKKADSMFVTIFRKK, translated from the coding sequence ATGAGTCGTTTTAATTCATATATCAATACTGCTTCCCATCTTATCAAAAATTACAAAGGCGAAACTCCTTTTGCAATTTTTTTAAGAACCTATTTCGGTGCAAATAAAAAGTATGGATCCAGAGATCGCAAGCAAATTGCTTCGCTCTGTTACAATTATTTCAGAACAGGACATGTAGCGGCAGATGAACCTATAGAAAACAGGATCCTTTTGGGTAATTTTTTATGTGAAACAGCTCCTTCCGATCTGATGGAAAGCCTTGCTTCGGAATGGAATAAGATAATTGATCAACCCATCGATAAAAAAATAAGCGCTATTAATAACGCTATTAACATTCAAGACATTTTTCCTTTTAAAGAAGAATTAAGTAATGGGATCGATCCAGAACTTTTTTGCAGATCTTATTTAATCCAACCAGATCTATTTTTACGCATACGGCCCAAAACCAGAATTGGTTTCTTGAAAAAACTGGAGAAAGCCAACCTTGATCACACTATCCTGGATGAAGATTGCCTGGTTTTACCAAATACAAGTAAAGTGGAAGAACATTTTATCCTCGACAAAGAAATAATAGTGCAGGATTATAATTCGCAGAAAGTGTTTGATCATTTAAGAACGGATAACATAATCAATCAAACCATGCACACTGCTGTCTGGGATTGCTGTGCGGCAAGTGGAGGTAAATCTATTTTACTGATGGATCTTTTTAATCATAAAATAGACCTGACCGTTTCCGACATCAGACCGTCAATTATTTTAAACCTGCATCAACGTTTTAAAAAAGCGGGTATAAAATCATACAACTATTTTATTTCTGATATTGAAAAAGCGGGATTTCAGCACCCTATTGCCGAAACAGATATCATTGTTTGTGATGCTCCCTGTACTGGCAGCGGCACATGGGGAAGAACGCCGGAACAATTGCATTACTTCAATAAAGAAACAATCGAATCATTTAGTGACCGCCAAAAAAAAATAGCTTCTAACGTTATCCCATACCTGAAAAAAGACGGACTTTTTATTTACATTACCTGCTCAGTTTTCAAAAAAGAAAATGAAGAGGTGGCAAATTCCTTAATGAAAGATTTCGATCTTGAATTATTGCAAATGGAAATTTTAAAAGGGTACGACAAAAAAGCTGACTCAATGTTTGTAACAATCTTTCGAAAAAAATAG
- a CDS encoding DUF1573 domain-containing protein, protein MKKIVLSLALVSLSILTFAQTAKFATETIDLGKIKQGNPTKGTFVVTNIGTTPLIIEQANPTCGCTISDFTKSPIPVGKTGTIDATYNAANAGHFEKHLTVKFAGVDEVKSITLTGDVLSADDYAKWEAENAAKVKVAPVENKVVPAPAKKVTKTKKKTKKS, encoded by the coding sequence ATGAAAAAAATCGTATTATCATTGGCATTAGTTTCTTTAAGTATCTTAACGTTTGCTCAAACAGCAAAGTTTGCTACAGAAACAATTGATTTGGGAAAAATTAAGCAAGGTAATCCAACCAAAGGAACTTTTGTTGTTACTAATATTGGTACAACTCCGCTAATTATAGAGCAAGCAAATCCTACATGTGGATGTACAATCTCTGATTTTACAAAATCACCTATTCCTGTAGGTAAAACAGGTACTATTGACGCAACTTACAATGCAGCTAACGCTGGTCATTTCGAAAAACATTTAACAGTAAAATTTGCTGGTGTTGATGAAGTTAAAAGCATTACACTTACAGGTGATGTATTGAGTGCAGACGACTATGCAAAATGGGAAGCTGAAAATGCTGCTAAAGTGAAAGTAGCTCCGGTTGAAAACAAGGTAGTTCCTGCTCCTGCAAAAAAGGTAACTAAAACTAAAAAGAAAACTAAGAAAAGTTAA
- a CDS encoding four helix bundle protein — protein sequence MNFKQTKVYILAFEQAMEIFHLSKNLPKDETYSLTDQIRRSSRSVCANIAEAYRKKRYPANFISKATDCDAENTETGVWLDFSLECKYIDAEKHCSLVSRNAEIGRLLSHMINNPEKY from the coding sequence ATGAATTTTAAACAAACGAAAGTTTATATACTTGCCTTTGAACAGGCAATGGAGATATTTCATCTTTCTAAAAATTTGCCGAAAGATGAAACCTATTCACTAACCGATCAAATCAGACGTTCGTCCAGAAGTGTTTGTGCAAATATTGCCGAAGCATACCGAAAGAAAAGATATCCTGCTAATTTTATCTCCAAGGCTACTGATTGTGATGCTGAAAATACAGAGACCGGTGTCTGGTTAGATTTCTCTTTAGAATGTAAATACATTGATGCAGAAAAACATTGTTCACTTGTTTCAAGAAATGCAGAAATAGGCAGATTATTAAGCCATATGATAAATAACCCCGAAAAATATTAA
- a CDS encoding DUF1573 domain-containing protein produces MKKLAVFIFSGIVMLTANAQTGLAKGDVLGLKETQFDFGRIPQGKPVTHVFEVVNNGQDSLRIVNIEASCGCTTPEWEREKVQGPGEQTAITVGFNAGVSGKFEKTITVVYNNNQKKQIIIKGDVWATPGTSAPENKEAASLKDL; encoded by the coding sequence ATGAAAAAACTGGCAGTTTTTATTTTTTCAGGTATAGTGATGCTTACGGCAAATGCACAAACCGGGCTTGCTAAAGGTGATGTGTTGGGGCTTAAAGAAACACAGTTTGATTTTGGAAGAATTCCTCAAGGAAAGCCTGTAACGCATGTATTTGAAGTAGTCAATAATGGTCAGGATTCTTTACGAATTGTAAATATAGAAGCAAGTTGTGGTTGTACTACTCCTGAATGGGAGAGAGAAAAAGTACAGGGCCCGGGTGAACAAACTGCAATAACTGTTGGGTTTAATGCAGGTGTGAGTGGAAAATTTGAGAAGACCATTACAGTAGTGTATAACAACAATCAAAAAAAACAGATTATAATTAAAGGTGATGTATGGGCAACTCCGGGCACCTCGGCTCCTGAAAATAAAGAAGCCGCTAGTTTAAAGGATTTATAA
- a CDS encoding glycoside hydrolase family 88/105 protein: MKFSDAILTRYTPTINSMTNKQWEYSNSIVLHGIEKVYANTRDTNYLKYIKTYVDAYVNGAGAITGLAPTLDKIHPGILCLFLYQETGLTRYKTAATNIRNYILATTNFAKTPDGGFWHKNIGYDNIMMLDGIYMAHPFLAKYGQMFKDDSAMNTACRQTLLLASHTYDSSLHLAKHAWNYYHSSTWSDPVTGASSEVWSRAMGWYAMAIVDILQYLPSTHQDYKKMRDLLDSLAIGIKNTQDPASGLWYQVMDKKDSAGNYLESSGSGMLIYALKKAVDNEWIDTSYLSVCRKGWEGLKTKIATYTDGRPQITSFAPAMSVQNNYTAYVSSPYLPVNCPSPPVSTQHPHGYCGLLMAASAMEFPITTYTFIGDGDWNVAANWEANKIPPDTLPKCEAIVIDPVTNGQCLLPGVQHISTGARLTVKKDKKFVISGNLIIQ; encoded by the coding sequence GTGAAATTTTCAGATGCTATACTGACCAGATATACCCCCACGATCAATAGCATGACGAACAAACAGTGGGAATACTCCAATAGTATTGTATTGCATGGAATAGAAAAAGTATATGCCAACACCAGGGATACTAATTATCTTAAATATATAAAGACATATGTTGATGCCTATGTGAATGGCGCCGGTGCTATTACAGGATTGGCACCAACTTTAGACAAGATCCATCCCGGGATTTTGTGTCTCTTTTTATACCAGGAAACAGGACTTACCAGATACAAAACAGCCGCCACTAATATCCGGAATTATATACTGGCGACAACTAATTTTGCCAAAACACCTGATGGTGGCTTTTGGCATAAGAACATCGGCTACGATAATATAATGATGCTGGATGGTATTTACATGGCACATCCCTTCTTGGCAAAATACGGGCAGATGTTCAAAGATGATTCCGCAATGAATACAGCGTGCCGACAAACATTATTACTGGCATCACATACATATGACAGCAGTTTGCACCTGGCAAAACATGCCTGGAATTATTATCATTCATCCACCTGGTCAGATCCGGTTACAGGAGCATCAAGTGAAGTATGGAGCAGGGCAATGGGTTGGTACGCAATGGCGATTGTAGATATTCTGCAATACCTGCCATCTACTCATCAGGATTATAAAAAGATGAGAGATCTATTAGATAGTTTGGCGATAGGTATAAAGAATACACAAGACCCGGCCTCAGGTTTATGGTACCAGGTAATGGATAAAAAAGATTCAGCGGGAAATTATTTGGAAAGCTCCGGCAGTGGGATGTTAATCTATGCCTTGAAAAAAGCAGTGGATAATGAATGGATTGATACAAGCTATTTATCTGTTTGCAGAAAAGGCTGGGAAGGGTTAAAAACAAAAATTGCAACTTACACTGATGGCAGGCCACAGATAACATCTTTTGCCCCTGCAATGAGTGTGCAAAATAATTATACAGCTTATGTAAGCTCGCCATATTTACCTGTGAATTGTCCTTCGCCGCCTGTTTCCACACAACATCCGCACGGGTATTGTGGTTTGTTAATGGCTGCTTCTGCAATGGAATTCCCAATTACTACATATACTTTTATTGGAGATGGGGATTGGAATGTAGCCGCAAATTGGGAAGCTAATAAGATTCCACCTGATACACTCCCTAAATGCGAAGCCATTGTAATTGACCCTGTTACGAATGGTCAATGCCTTCTTCCCGGTGTACAGCATATTTCTACAGGAGCCCGGCTTACAGTTAAAAAAGATAAGAAATTTGTGATTTCAGGTAATCTGATCATTCAATAA
- a CDS encoding S8 family serine peptidase produces MKKFLLSFLLLFLIVASAFAQYSRYIIQFKDKGNNPYSINNPSQFLSQRSIDRRILYNIPVDSTDLPIAPDYIDSIRLSGNVRLLNSSKWLNMICIQTTDAAALAKINSFPFVVAFDPVAARPQKNNIIVNKKLSLPAGVSQNIPLAVQGVNNYYNYGQSYTQIHLNNGEFLHNHGFRGEQMLVGIFDVGFYHYKTLSTFDSVRNNNQIISTWDFVANDTSINEDASHGVECFSTIAANMPGKFVGTAPKSSYYLYITEDNNSETVIEELNWANGAERADSAGINLISTSLGYTTFSYGLFDHTYSDMNGDITIAARAVDYAAQKGILVLCAVGNSGNEAWHYLTTPADADSCLAVGAVNVYGQVVDFSSYGPSSDGQIKPDVAALGLNATVVNANTGQPTLGNGTSFATPILAGIATCLWQAFPEVNNMTVIDALRRSSNNYLTPNDRVGYGIPDAKKAFVDLIKRLCIKNAVLSKCNLNISWSAKCAADMNFIVERKLPADPAYLPVAIKNNEGGFAVKNFSFSDDLSLLDTPSTVQYRIQMNIASDTSFYLDSFVVNYTEPCTIYTFTGNGNWDVTENWNNNNIPPDTLSAGEKIIIDHIENGACVLNKTQHIGAGSIIKINEGKKLLIPENLIIHTDQ; encoded by the coding sequence ATGAAGAAATTTTTGCTTTCTTTTTTACTGTTATTTTTGATTGTGGCAAGTGCTTTTGCTCAATACAGTCGTTATATTATTCAGTTTAAAGACAAGGGAAATAACCCGTATTCAATTAACAACCCATCCCAGTTTCTCTCCCAACGCTCTATAGATAGAAGAATTTTATACAATATACCTGTCGATTCAACTGACCTGCCGATAGCTCCTGATTATATTGATAGTATTCGGTTATCCGGTAACGTTAGATTGCTGAATAGTAGTAAGTGGCTGAATATGATCTGTATCCAAACAACAGATGCGGCGGCGTTGGCCAAAATAAATTCTTTTCCTTTTGTGGTTGCATTTGATCCTGTTGCGGCCAGACCTCAAAAAAACAACATTATTGTAAATAAAAAATTGAGTTTGCCTGCGGGTGTCTCTCAGAATATTCCTTTAGCAGTGCAGGGTGTTAATAATTATTATAATTACGGTCAGTCGTATACGCAGATACATTTAAATAACGGTGAATTTTTGCATAATCATGGTTTCAGAGGAGAGCAGATGTTAGTCGGTATTTTTGATGTTGGATTCTATCATTATAAAACCTTGTCTACTTTCGATAGCGTAAGAAATAATAATCAAATTATCAGCACCTGGGATTTTGTAGCCAATGATACCAGTATCAATGAAGATGCCTCTCATGGTGTAGAGTGCTTTAGTACGATAGCGGCTAATATGCCCGGGAAATTTGTTGGTACTGCCCCTAAATCGTCATATTATTTATACATTACCGAGGATAATAATAGCGAAACTGTTATTGAAGAGTTGAATTGGGCAAATGGAGCGGAACGGGCGGATAGTGCAGGTATAAATCTAATCTCAACTTCATTAGGGTATACAACATTTAGCTATGGTCTTTTTGATCACACATATAGTGATATGAATGGTGATATAACGATCGCTGCCCGGGCAGTAGATTATGCAGCGCAAAAAGGAATACTCGTCTTATGTGCTGTAGGCAATAGTGGAAATGAGGCATGGCATTACTTAACAACACCCGCAGATGCTGATAGTTGTTTAGCAGTAGGTGCTGTAAATGTATACGGACAGGTGGTTGATTTTAGCAGTTATGGTCCTAGTAGTGATGGACAAATAAAACCGGATGTAGCGGCACTAGGGTTGAATGCCACTGTTGTGAATGCCAATACCGGGCAACCAACATTGGGTAATGGAACATCTTTTGCGACACCTATCTTGGCAGGCATTGCCACATGTTTATGGCAGGCATTTCCGGAAGTTAATAATATGACTGTTATTGATGCATTGAGAAGATCGTCTAATAATTACCTTACTCCGAATGATAGAGTTGGGTATGGGATACCGGATGCCAAAAAAGCGTTTGTTGATTTGATAAAACGACTGTGTATAAAAAATGCTGTGCTGAGTAAATGTAATTTGAATATTAGCTGGTCTGCTAAATGTGCAGCTGATATGAATTTTATTGTGGAGAGAAAATTGCCTGCAGATCCGGCGTATTTACCTGTAGCTATAAAAAATAATGAAGGAGGGTTTGCTGTTAAAAATTTTTCTTTTTCGGATGACTTGTCCTTACTGGATACTCCTTCAACTGTACAGTATCGTATACAAATGAATATCGCTTCAGATACAAGTTTTTATCTGGACTCTTTCGTGGTTAATTACACAGAACCTTGTACTATCTATACCTTTACAGGAAACGGCAATTGGGATGTGACAGAGAATTGGAACAACAACAATATTCCTCCTGACACTTTATCTGCAGGTGAAAAAATTATAATTGACCATATTGAAAATGGAGCATGTGTGTTAAATAAAACGCAGCATATCGGTGCCGGTTCAATTATTAAAATAAATGAGGGTAAAAAATTATTGATTCCTGAGAATCTGATTATTCATACAGATCAATAA
- the mnmA gene encoding tRNA 2-thiouridine(34) synthase MnmA → MNKKGKVLMAMSGGIDSTVAALMLHKEGYEVVGITMKTWDYASSGGTKSNKETGCCNIDSFNDARAAAVEHGFPHYILDIRDEFGDFVIDNFVEEYLAGRTPNPCVMCNTHIKWRALLKRADALGCDFIATGHYAQIHQHNNGRYFIRKGIDETKDQSYVLWGLQQDLLSRTLLPLGTYHKTAIRQMAHDFGYPELAKKNESYEICFVPDNDYRGFLKRRVEGLEERVDGGNFVDTKGNILGKHKGYPFYTIGQRKGLDIALGKPAFVTAIDPDTNTVVLGEEEDLKGSEMKVAKINWIKYDGISDGMEVLTKIRYKDKGALSNLFATPNGVSVRFYEDVKGIAPGQSAVFYEGDDVIGGGIIQRVEQHLG, encoded by the coding sequence ATGAATAAGAAAGGTAAAGTTTTGATGGCAATGAGCGGCGGTATTGATAGTACTGTAGCAGCTCTCATGTTGCATAAAGAAGGGTATGAGGTTGTAGGCATTACCATGAAAACCTGGGATTATGCAAGCAGCGGTGGCACAAAGAGTAATAAAGAAACAGGCTGCTGTAATATTGATTCATTTAATGATGCAAGAGCCGCAGCTGTTGAGCATGGGTTTCCTCACTATATTTTAGATATAAGAGATGAGTTCGGAGATTTTGTGATTGATAATTTTGTAGAAGAATATCTGGCAGGCCGTACTCCTAATCCTTGTGTAATGTGCAATACGCACATCAAGTGGAGAGCACTGCTCAAAAGAGCCGACGCCTTAGGTTGCGATTTTATTGCAACAGGCCACTATGCACAAATACATCAACATAATAATGGAAGATATTTTATCCGTAAAGGCATAGACGAAACCAAGGATCAGAGCTATGTACTTTGGGGCTTGCAACAAGATCTGTTAAGTCGTACGTTATTGCCATTGGGTACTTATCATAAAACAGCTATCCGTCAAATGGCACATGATTTCGGTTATCCGGAACTGGCTAAAAAAAATGAGAGCTATGAGATCTGTTTTGTTCCTGATAATGATTATCGTGGATTTTTAAAACGTCGTGTAGAAGGATTAGAAGAAAGAGTAGATGGCGGAAATTTTGTTGATACTAAAGGGAATATCCTGGGTAAACACAAAGGATATCCTTTTTATACAATTGGTCAACGTAAAGGCCTGGACATAGCATTGGGGAAACCCGCTTTTGTAACAGCGATTGACCCTGATACAAACACTGTGGTTTTGGGTGAAGAAGAAGACCTGAAAGGAAGTGAAATGAAGGTTGCCAAAATTAACTGGATAAAATATGATGGCATATCCGATGGAATGGAAGTATTAACTAAAATACGATATAAAGACAAAGGAGCACTTAGTAATTTATTTGCAACACCCAATGGCGTTAGTGTACGTTTTTATGAAGATGTAAAAGGAATCGCACCCGGACAGAGTGCTGTTTTTTATGAAGGCGATGATGTTATCGGTGGCGGAATTATTCAACGGGTAGAGCAGCATTTAGGGTAA
- a CDS encoding alpha-ketoacid dehydrogenase subunit alpha/beta, with amino-acid sequence MDNAITNDIALQEKLSFDNFRMAVLQDYRFVCNSRETSLLGRKEVLTGKAKFGIFGDGKEVAQVAVAKFFKPGDFRSGYYRDQTFMFAAGLASIEEYFSQLFADPVHDVFSGGRQMNAHFATKMVDENGEWLDLANRKNTTSDIPPTASQMPRGFGLAFASKAFREIPELKDLTHLSNNGNEVCFCTIGDASTSEGHFWETINAAGVLQVPLAVFVWDDGYGISVPTKLQTTKGSISAALSGFQKKEGTNGVDIYKIKGWDYAGMCEVLETAIQKIRDTHTPAVFHVQELTQPQGHSTSGSHERYKTPERLAWEKEWDCVKQMRNWIITNELASEEELTDIELEAKNHVKESKQRAWEKYINPIKEELAIAVNLINAVADNNEELVKLTAELSGNREPVRKDILKALSNALDIIPREVNTDAIKSFYAELKNKCSKFYSTQLYNEGAKSALKVNNISPYYDEESRMVNGYEVLNNYFDQLFAANKKVIAFGEDVGKIGDVNQGFNGLQNKHGDKRIFDTGIRELTIMGQGIGLAMRGLRPIAEVQYLDYLLYGLQQLSDDVSTIHYRTAGLQSCPVIIRTRGHRLEGIWHSGSPMGMIIHALRGMYVCVPRNMVQAVGMYNTLLQSNDPALMIECLNGYRIKEKLPANLLAYTTPLGIPEILKEGTDITLVSYGATLRIVSEAAEYLEKLQISCEVIDVQTLLPFDINHIIVESLKKTSRIIFVDEDVPGGAAGYMFNKVMEEQKGYKYLDVAPRTITSKAHRPAYGSDGDYFSKPNMEDVVAAVKEMMAE; translated from the coding sequence ATGGATAATGCCATTACAAATGATATTGCTTTACAGGAGAAACTGAGTTTTGATAATTTCAGAATGGCAGTGCTTCAAGACTATCGTTTTGTATGCAACAGCCGTGAAACTAGTTTATTGGGAAGAAAGGAAGTATTGACAGGCAAGGCTAAATTTGGCATTTTTGGCGATGGCAAAGAAGTGGCACAGGTAGCTGTTGCTAAATTTTTCAAACCCGGCGATTTCAGATCGGGTTATTACAGAGATCAAACCTTTATGTTTGCTGCAGGATTAGCCAGCATCGAAGAGTATTTTTCTCAATTATTTGCCGATCCGGTGCATGATGTGTTTAGTGGTGGCAGGCAGATGAACGCTCACTTTGCTACCAAAATGGTAGACGAAAACGGAGAATGGCTTGACCTGGCAAACAGAAAGAACACTACCAGTGATATCCCTCCTACTGCTTCGCAAATGCCCAGGGGATTTGGTTTGGCTTTCGCTTCTAAAGCTTTCAGAGAAATTCCCGAATTAAAAGATCTTACGCACTTAAGTAACAATGGCAATGAAGTTTGCTTTTGTACAATTGGTGATGCATCTACAAGCGAAGGGCATTTTTGGGAAACCATTAATGCAGCCGGCGTGTTACAAGTGCCATTAGCTGTTTTTGTATGGGATGATGGGTATGGTATTTCTGTGCCAACAAAATTACAAACTACCAAAGGCTCTATATCTGCAGCCCTATCCGGTTTTCAAAAGAAAGAAGGAACCAACGGTGTGGATATTTACAAAATAAAAGGCTGGGATTATGCCGGTATGTGTGAAGTACTGGAAACAGCGATCCAAAAAATAAGAGACACACATACTCCTGCAGTTTTTCATGTTCAGGAACTGACTCAACCACAGGGACACTCCACTTCAGGTAGTCATGAACGTTATAAAACACCCGAAAGATTAGCATGGGAAAAAGAATGGGATTGTGTAAAACAAATGCGCAACTGGATCATTACAAATGAACTGGCAAGTGAAGAAGAATTAACCGACATTGAACTGGAGGCAAAAAATCATGTTAAGGAAAGTAAACAAAGAGCCTGGGAAAAATATATCAATCCAATAAAAGAAGAACTGGCAATTGCTGTTAATTTGATCAATGCTGTTGCTGATAATAACGAAGAACTGGTAAAACTAACAGCCGAGCTTTCAGGAAATAGAGAGCCTGTTAGAAAAGATATTTTAAAAGCATTGTCAAACGCATTGGATATTATTCCGAGAGAAGTGAATACGGATGCTATTAAAAGTTTTTATGCTGAACTGAAAAATAAATGTTCGAAATTTTATAGTACTCAATTATATAATGAAGGGGCAAAATCTGCGCTTAAAGTAAATAATATCAGTCCTTACTACGACGAAGAAAGTCGTATGGTAAATGGATACGAAGTATTGAATAATTATTTTGACCAGCTATTTGCTGCTAATAAAAAAGTGATCGCATTTGGTGAAGATGTTGGTAAGATCGGTGATGTGAACCAGGGCTTTAATGGCTTACAAAACAAACATGGCGACAAACGGATCTTTGATACCGGCATCAGAGAATTGACCATTATGGGACAGGGGATCGGATTGGCTATGCGTGGGCTTCGTCCTATTGCAGAAGTACAATACCTGGATTACTTATTATATGGCTTACAACAATTAAGTGACGATGTTAGCACGATACATTACAGAACAGCCGGTTTACAAAGTTGCCCTGTGATCATTCGTACACGTGGGCACAGACTGGAGGGCATCTGGCACAGCGGCTCTCCTATGGGTATGATCATACATGCTTTAAGAGGAATGTATGTATGCGTACCACGTAATATGGTGCAGGCTGTTGGAATGTACAATACTTTATTGCAAAGCAATGACCCTGCATTGATGATAGAATGTTTGAATGGCTACAGAATAAAAGAAAAACTACCTGCTAATCTTTTAGCATATACTACGCCGTTAGGTATACCTGAGATATTAAAAGAAGGAACGGATATTACACTGGTGTCTTACGGAGCCACGCTGCGTATCGTATCTGAAGCAGCGGAATACCTGGAAAAACTTCAGATCAGTTGCGAAGTGATCGATGTGCAAACCTTATTGCCTTTTGATATCAATCATATCATTGTAGAATCTCTCAAAAAGACCAGCCGTATCATTTTCGTTGATGAAGATGTTCCGGGGGGTGCTGCCGGCTATATGTTCAACAAAGTAATGGAAGAACAAAAAGGCTATAAATATCTTGACGTTGCTCCCAGAACAATTACGTCAAAAGCCCACCGACCAGCCTATGGCAGTGATGGCGATTATTTCAGCAAACCTAATATGGAAGATGTGGTAGCCGCTGTGAAGGAGATGATGGCGGAGTGA
- a CDS encoding PhzF family phenazine biosynthesis protein, whose product MTLYQIDAFTSKLFGGNPAAVIPLEKWLDTELMQTIALENNLSETVFIVPSASADADYEIRWFTPEIEINLCGHATLASAYVLFNILSFNKPEIRFSSKSGILKVTRQNDLIIMDFPSWKPERFDAYDAELLPTILGGAEIIGVYKNRDYLVELQDEAAVKNCIPDFTLMKKHFDKMIITAPGKSVDFVSRFFAPGAGIDEDPVTGSAHSQLIPFWSEKLHKSTMHALQLSKRGGEIWCEQVSPERVTMSGKCVYYMKGEISLS is encoded by the coding sequence ATGACGTTATATCAAATCGACGCATTCACCAGTAAATTATTCGGCGGAAACCCCGCTGCTGTTATACCATTAGAAAAATGGCTGGACACCGAATTAATGCAAACAATTGCACTGGAAAATAATTTAAGCGAAACCGTATTTATCGTTCCTTCCGCTTCTGCCGATGCAGATTATGAAATAAGATGGTTTACTCCTGAGATAGAGATCAATCTGTGTGGCCATGCTACATTGGCAAGTGCCTATGTGCTGTTCAATATTCTTTCTTTTAACAAACCTGAGATACGCTTCAGTTCTAAAAGTGGTATACTAAAAGTTACCAGGCAAAACGACCTGATCATTATGGATTTCCCTAGCTGGAAACCGGAACGTTTTGATGCCTATGATGCAGAACTGTTACCAACTATTTTAGGTGGTGCAGAAATTATAGGTGTATATAAAAACAGAGATTATTTAGTTGAGCTACAAGATGAAGCTGCTGTAAAAAACTGTATCCCGGATTTTACATTGATGAAAAAACATTTTGATAAGATGATCATTACTGCACCGGGTAAGTCAGTAGATTTTGTATCAAGATTTTTTGCGCCGGGTGCAGGCATTGATGAAGATCCTGTTACCGGATCAGCTCACTCTCAGTTGATCCCTTTCTGGAGTGAAAAATTACATAAATCAACAATGCATGCCTTGCAATTATCAAAACGTGGCGGTGAAATATGGTGTGAGCAGGTTTCTCCCGAAAGAGTGACAATGAGCGGCAAGTGTGTGTACTATATGAAAGGTGAGATCAGTTTATCTTAA